One part of the Mya arenaria isolate MELC-2E11 chromosome 3, ASM2691426v1 genome encodes these proteins:
- the LOC128227600 gene encoding nuclear receptor subfamily 2 group F member 1-A-like isoform X2 has protein sequence MAMTATQNPVLNSWRDPDTVVDLNGTTPTAVQPPPPAPQASQPANITSASVPQPVQTQVAQPVTNVSNGGDSSASSQNGSSTPDSKNQHIECVVCHDKSSGKHYGQYTCEGCKSFFKRSVRRNLTYTCRGNRNCPMDQHHRNQCQYCRFKKCLKMGMRREGVSVIAAVQRGRVPPTQHPFAGQMAFTNGDPLTGHTYLSSFISMLLRAEPYPTSRYGQCMQPNNIMGIENICELAARLLFSAVEWARNIPFFPELQITDQVALLRLSWSELFVLNAAQCSMPLHVAPLLAAAGLHASPMAADRVVAFMDHIRIFQEQVEKLKILHVDSAEYSCLKAIVLFSSDRKPEQPAQRLSNAYNTCGITDANHIDSIQEKSQCALEEYCRSQYPNQPTRFGKLLLRLPSLRTVSASVIEQLFFVRLVGKTPIETLIRDMLLSGGSFNWPYMAIQ, from the exons ATGGCGATGACTGCCACACAAAATCCTGTGCTAAACTCGTGGCGAGATCCGGACACTGTCGTTGACTTAAACGGAACGACACCGACTGCGGTACAGCCACCACCACCGGCTCCGCAGGCTTCACAACCAGCAAACATTACGTCAGCGTCAGTGCCACAACCAGTACAAACGCAGGTCGCCCAACCGGTGACCAACGTCTCAAACGGCGGCGACAGTTCTGCATCAAGTCAGAATGGGAGTTCGACTCCCGACAGTAAAAACCAGCACATCGAATGTGTCGTGTGCCATGACAAAAGCTCGGGCAAGCATTATGGACAGTACACGTGCGAGGGTTGTAAGTCGTTCTTCAAGCGTTCCGTTCGACGTAATTTGACGTACACGTGCCGGGGAAACCGGAACTGTCCCATGGACCAGCACCACCGGAACCAGTGCCAGTATTGCCGGTTCAAAAAGTGCTTGAAAATGGGGATGAGACGGGAAG GCGTTTCTGTCATTGCAGCGGTACAGCGGGGGCGGGTACCGCCGACACAGCACCCATTCGCAGGCCAGATGGCGTTCACAAACGGCGACCCTCTGACTGGCCACACGTACCTGTCCAGCTTCATTTCCATGCTCCTCCGTGCCGAGCCGTACCCCACATCCCGCTACGGACAGTGCATGCAGCCAAACAACATCATGGGAATAGAAAACATTTGCGAGCTCGCAGCGCGCCTGCTCTTCAGCGCTGTTGAATGGGCCAGGAACATCCCGTTCTTTCCCGAGTTACAGATCACAGATCAAGTTGCTCTGCTAAGACTCAGTTGGAGCGAGCTGTTCGTGTTGAACGCCGCTCAATGCTCAATGCCACTGCACGTGGCCCCCTTGTTGGCGGCCGCAGGGCTCCACGCTTCTCCCATGGCCGCCGACAGGGTCGTGGCCTTCATGGACCATATCAGAATATTTCAAGAACAAGTggaaaaattgaaaatactGCACGTCGATTCAGCAGAATATAGTTGTCTAAAAGccattgttttatttagctCAG ACAGAAAACCTGAACAGCCTGCACAGAGACTTTCGAATGCATACA ACACGTGTGGAATTACTGACGCGAACCACATAGACAGCATCCAGGAGAAGTCCCAGTGCGCGCTGGAGGAGTACTGCCGGAGTCAGTACCCCAACCAACCCACCAGATTTGGCAAACTTCTCCTCCGTCTCCCCTCCTTGAGGACCGTGAGCGCCTCCGTCATTGAACAGCTCTTCTTTGTACGCCTCGTGGGCAAGACGCCCATCGAAACACTTATACGAGATATGTTGCTCAGCGGAGGCTCATTTAATTGGCCCTACATGGCAATCCAATAG
- the LOC128227600 gene encoding nuclear receptor subfamily 2 group F member 1-A-like isoform X4: MAMTATQNPVLNSWRDPDTVVDLNGTTPTAVQPPPPAPQASQPANITSASVPQPVQTQVAQPVTNVSNGGDSSASSQNGSSTPDSKNQHIECVVCHDKSSGKHYGQYTCEGCKSFFKRSVRRNLTYTCRGNRNCPMDQHHRNQCQYCRFKKCLKMGMRREAVQRGRVPPTQHPFAGQMAFTNGDPLTGHTYLSSFISMLLRAEPYPTSRYGQCMQPNNIMGIENICELAARLLFSAVEWARNIPFFPELQITDQVALLRLSWSELFVLNAAQCSMPLHVAPLLAAAGLHASPMAADRVVAFMDHIRIFQEQVEKLKILHVDSAEYSCLKAIVLFSSDRKPEQPAQRLSNAYNTCGITDANHIDSIQEKSQCALEEYCRSQYPNQPTRFGKLLLRLPSLRTVSASVIEQLFFVRLVGKTPIETLIRDMLLSGGSFNWPYMAIQ, from the exons ATGGCGATGACTGCCACACAAAATCCTGTGCTAAACTCGTGGCGAGATCCGGACACTGTCGTTGACTTAAACGGAACGACACCGACTGCGGTACAGCCACCACCACCGGCTCCGCAGGCTTCACAACCAGCAAACATTACGTCAGCGTCAGTGCCACAACCAGTACAAACGCAGGTCGCCCAACCGGTGACCAACGTCTCAAACGGCGGCGACAGTTCTGCATCAAGTCAGAATGGGAGTTCGACTCCCGACAGTAAAAACCAGCACATCGAATGTGTCGTGTGCCATGACAAAAGCTCGGGCAAGCATTATGGACAGTACACGTGCGAGGGTTGTAAGTCGTTCTTCAAGCGTTCCGTTCGACGTAATTTGACGTACACGTGCCGGGGAAACCGGAACTGTCCCATGGACCAGCACCACCGGAACCAGTGCCAGTATTGCCGGTTCAAAAAGTGCTTGAAAATGGGGATGAGACGGGAAG CGGTACAGCGGGGGCGGGTACCGCCGACACAGCACCCATTCGCAGGCCAGATGGCGTTCACAAACGGCGACCCTCTGACTGGCCACACGTACCTGTCCAGCTTCATTTCCATGCTCCTCCGTGCCGAGCCGTACCCCACATCCCGCTACGGACAGTGCATGCAGCCAAACAACATCATGGGAATAGAAAACATTTGCGAGCTCGCAGCGCGCCTGCTCTTCAGCGCTGTTGAATGGGCCAGGAACATCCCGTTCTTTCCCGAGTTACAGATCACAGATCAAGTTGCTCTGCTAAGACTCAGTTGGAGCGAGCTGTTCGTGTTGAACGCCGCTCAATGCTCAATGCCACTGCACGTGGCCCCCTTGTTGGCGGCCGCAGGGCTCCACGCTTCTCCCATGGCCGCCGACAGGGTCGTGGCCTTCATGGACCATATCAGAATATTTCAAGAACAAGTggaaaaattgaaaatactGCACGTCGATTCAGCAGAATATAGTTGTCTAAAAGccattgttttatttagctCAG ACAGAAAACCTGAACAGCCTGCACAGAGACTTTCGAATGCATACA ACACGTGTGGAATTACTGACGCGAACCACATAGACAGCATCCAGGAGAAGTCCCAGTGCGCGCTGGAGGAGTACTGCCGGAGTCAGTACCCCAACCAACCCACCAGATTTGGCAAACTTCTCCTCCGTCTCCCCTCCTTGAGGACCGTGAGCGCCTCCGTCATTGAACAGCTCTTCTTTGTACGCCTCGTGGGCAAGACGCCCATCGAAACACTTATACGAGATATGTTGCTCAGCGGAGGCTCATTTAATTGGCCCTACATGGCAATCCAATAG
- the LOC128227600 gene encoding nuclear receptor subfamily 2 group F member 1-A-like isoform X1, whose product MAMTATQNPVLNSWRDPDTVVDLNGTTPTAVQPPPPAPQASQPANITSASVPQPVQTQVAQPVTNVSNGGDSSASSQNGSSTPDSKNQHIECVVCHDKSSGKHYGQYTCEGCKSFFKRSVRRNLTYTCRGNRNCPMDQHHRNQCQYCRFKKCLKMGMRREGKLLNGVSVIAAVQRGRVPPTQHPFAGQMAFTNGDPLTGHTYLSSFISMLLRAEPYPTSRYGQCMQPNNIMGIENICELAARLLFSAVEWARNIPFFPELQITDQVALLRLSWSELFVLNAAQCSMPLHVAPLLAAAGLHASPMAADRVVAFMDHIRIFQEQVEKLKILHVDSAEYSCLKAIVLFSSDRKPEQPAQRLSNAYNTCGITDANHIDSIQEKSQCALEEYCRSQYPNQPTRFGKLLLRLPSLRTVSASVIEQLFFVRLVGKTPIETLIRDMLLSGGSFNWPYMAIQ is encoded by the exons ATGGCGATGACTGCCACACAAAATCCTGTGCTAAACTCGTGGCGAGATCCGGACACTGTCGTTGACTTAAACGGAACGACACCGACTGCGGTACAGCCACCACCACCGGCTCCGCAGGCTTCACAACCAGCAAACATTACGTCAGCGTCAGTGCCACAACCAGTACAAACGCAGGTCGCCCAACCGGTGACCAACGTCTCAAACGGCGGCGACAGTTCTGCATCAAGTCAGAATGGGAGTTCGACTCCCGACAGTAAAAACCAGCACATCGAATGTGTCGTGTGCCATGACAAAAGCTCGGGCAAGCATTATGGACAGTACACGTGCGAGGGTTGTAAGTCGTTCTTCAAGCGTTCCGTTCGACGTAATTTGACGTACACGTGCCGGGGAAACCGGAACTGTCCCATGGACCAGCACCACCGGAACCAGTGCCAGTATTGCCGGTTCAAAAAGTGCTTGAAAATGGGGATGAGACGGGAAGGTAAGCTCCTCAACG GCGTTTCTGTCATTGCAGCGGTACAGCGGGGGCGGGTACCGCCGACACAGCACCCATTCGCAGGCCAGATGGCGTTCACAAACGGCGACCCTCTGACTGGCCACACGTACCTGTCCAGCTTCATTTCCATGCTCCTCCGTGCCGAGCCGTACCCCACATCCCGCTACGGACAGTGCATGCAGCCAAACAACATCATGGGAATAGAAAACATTTGCGAGCTCGCAGCGCGCCTGCTCTTCAGCGCTGTTGAATGGGCCAGGAACATCCCGTTCTTTCCCGAGTTACAGATCACAGATCAAGTTGCTCTGCTAAGACTCAGTTGGAGCGAGCTGTTCGTGTTGAACGCCGCTCAATGCTCAATGCCACTGCACGTGGCCCCCTTGTTGGCGGCCGCAGGGCTCCACGCTTCTCCCATGGCCGCCGACAGGGTCGTGGCCTTCATGGACCATATCAGAATATTTCAAGAACAAGTggaaaaattgaaaatactGCACGTCGATTCAGCAGAATATAGTTGTCTAAAAGccattgttttatttagctCAG ACAGAAAACCTGAACAGCCTGCACAGAGACTTTCGAATGCATACA ACACGTGTGGAATTACTGACGCGAACCACATAGACAGCATCCAGGAGAAGTCCCAGTGCGCGCTGGAGGAGTACTGCCGGAGTCAGTACCCCAACCAACCCACCAGATTTGGCAAACTTCTCCTCCGTCTCCCCTCCTTGAGGACCGTGAGCGCCTCCGTCATTGAACAGCTCTTCTTTGTACGCCTCGTGGGCAAGACGCCCATCGAAACACTTATACGAGATATGTTGCTCAGCGGAGGCTCATTTAATTGGCCCTACATGGCAATCCAATAG
- the LOC128227600 gene encoding nuclear receptor subfamily 2 group F member 1-A-like isoform X3 produces the protein MAMTATQNPVLNSWRDPDTVVDLNGTTPTAVQPPPPAPQASQPANITSASVPQPVQTQVAQPVTNVSNGGDSSASSQNGSSTPDSKNQHIECVVCHDKSSGKHYGQYTCEGCKSFFKRSVRRNLTYTCRGNRNCPMDQHHRNQCQYCRFKKCLKMGMRREGKLLNAVQRGRVPPTQHPFAGQMAFTNGDPLTGHTYLSSFISMLLRAEPYPTSRYGQCMQPNNIMGIENICELAARLLFSAVEWARNIPFFPELQITDQVALLRLSWSELFVLNAAQCSMPLHVAPLLAAAGLHASPMAADRVVAFMDHIRIFQEQVEKLKILHVDSAEYSCLKAIVLFSSDRKPEQPAQRLSNAYNTCGITDANHIDSIQEKSQCALEEYCRSQYPNQPTRFGKLLLRLPSLRTVSASVIEQLFFVRLVGKTPIETLIRDMLLSGGSFNWPYMAIQ, from the exons ATGGCGATGACTGCCACACAAAATCCTGTGCTAAACTCGTGGCGAGATCCGGACACTGTCGTTGACTTAAACGGAACGACACCGACTGCGGTACAGCCACCACCACCGGCTCCGCAGGCTTCACAACCAGCAAACATTACGTCAGCGTCAGTGCCACAACCAGTACAAACGCAGGTCGCCCAACCGGTGACCAACGTCTCAAACGGCGGCGACAGTTCTGCATCAAGTCAGAATGGGAGTTCGACTCCCGACAGTAAAAACCAGCACATCGAATGTGTCGTGTGCCATGACAAAAGCTCGGGCAAGCATTATGGACAGTACACGTGCGAGGGTTGTAAGTCGTTCTTCAAGCGTTCCGTTCGACGTAATTTGACGTACACGTGCCGGGGAAACCGGAACTGTCCCATGGACCAGCACCACCGGAACCAGTGCCAGTATTGCCGGTTCAAAAAGTGCTTGAAAATGGGGATGAGACGGGAAGGTAAGCTCCTCAACG CGGTACAGCGGGGGCGGGTACCGCCGACACAGCACCCATTCGCAGGCCAGATGGCGTTCACAAACGGCGACCCTCTGACTGGCCACACGTACCTGTCCAGCTTCATTTCCATGCTCCTCCGTGCCGAGCCGTACCCCACATCCCGCTACGGACAGTGCATGCAGCCAAACAACATCATGGGAATAGAAAACATTTGCGAGCTCGCAGCGCGCCTGCTCTTCAGCGCTGTTGAATGGGCCAGGAACATCCCGTTCTTTCCCGAGTTACAGATCACAGATCAAGTTGCTCTGCTAAGACTCAGTTGGAGCGAGCTGTTCGTGTTGAACGCCGCTCAATGCTCAATGCCACTGCACGTGGCCCCCTTGTTGGCGGCCGCAGGGCTCCACGCTTCTCCCATGGCCGCCGACAGGGTCGTGGCCTTCATGGACCATATCAGAATATTTCAAGAACAAGTggaaaaattgaaaatactGCACGTCGATTCAGCAGAATATAGTTGTCTAAAAGccattgttttatttagctCAG ACAGAAAACCTGAACAGCCTGCACAGAGACTTTCGAATGCATACA ACACGTGTGGAATTACTGACGCGAACCACATAGACAGCATCCAGGAGAAGTCCCAGTGCGCGCTGGAGGAGTACTGCCGGAGTCAGTACCCCAACCAACCCACCAGATTTGGCAAACTTCTCCTCCGTCTCCCCTCCTTGAGGACCGTGAGCGCCTCCGTCATTGAACAGCTCTTCTTTGTACGCCTCGTGGGCAAGACGCCCATCGAAACACTTATACGAGATATGTTGCTCAGCGGAGGCTCATTTAATTGGCCCTACATGGCAATCCAATAG